A genome region from Panicum virgatum strain AP13 chromosome 4K, P.virgatum_v5, whole genome shotgun sequence includes the following:
- the LOC120702369 gene encoding uncharacterized protein LOC120702369 — MAKIWGAMHCWEAWQLRILVLGSLGVQWFLLFAAPMRKYTIPRWFRTFIWLAYIGSDALAIYALATLFNRHASSSSTSSSCGNADWSKALEVLWAPVLLIHLGGQEEITAYNIEDNELWTRHTVTLVSQVAVAVYAFCKSWRSSGDRRLLASAILLFVVGILSFSEKPWALRRASINRLAAVSSRLHGRDRKPHRRRWGLFTKLEDNHHHQAADHHQVILPDADKVHMILSDMSLFAASSDLAKRELMKQDSIRQRQQVLGLLSPSAEMGSQRWLRNAFGLIYTRVNVATTPAYLAFLKFHFLLVPAIHVAAISLFAASCKRGYDPTDVTITYVILFVTAALDVLAESIRQLLYQAMSAAGVPALCETLPQHNLIGSARRRMHPAAGWLLKCAARLGLEEEYFLCGRENLYRRVAGFVMLDLVRATCDTATGLDLATYRSFTAANWALSLELQRQCGPMVRRTLRESFDKSVLIWHIATDLCFRRSSSPRPAGGTGDHELCTRAISNYMAHLLNFRPDMLMTGSRRHLLTEALEDLESIILRPDIGDTAMLEAIQKAGRSERHRYPLIHDACKLSDELMEVRPEETRWKLMYRAWVGMLCYSATMCRGYLHAKSLGEGGEFLSFVWLVLSLKGTKTLADKLQMPEPDAPHQDDGGAPQPPRQEMLPRTSTDDLASLVD; from the exons ATGGCCAAGATCTGGGGGGCTATGCATTGTTGGGAAGCCTGGCAGCTGCGCATCCTGGTCCTCGGCAGCCTTGGCGTGCAGTGGTTCCTCCTCTTTGCCGCCCCGATGCGCAAGTACACCATCCCGCGCTGGTTCAGGACCTTCATCTGGCTGGCCTACATCGGCAGCGACGCCCTGGCCATCTACGCGCTCGCCACCCTCTTCAACCgccacgccagcagcagcagcaccagcagcagctgcgGCAATGCCGACTGGTCCAAGGCCTTGGAGGTGCTGTGGGCTCCCGTCCTCCTCATCCACCTCGGCGGGCAGGAGGAGATCACCGCCTACAACATCGAGGACAACGAGCTGTGGACGCGCCACACCGTGACGCTCGTGTCccaggtcgccgtcgccgtctacGCCTTCTGCAAGTCGTGGCGCAGCTCCGGCGACCGGCGGCTGCTCGCGTCGGCGATCCTGCTCTTCGTCGTCGGCATCCTGAGCTTCAGCGAGAAGCCGTGGGCGCTCCGGAGGGCCAGCATCAACCGGCTGGCGGCCGTGTCGTCCAGGCTGCACGGACGGGACAGGAAGCCGCATCGCAGACGATGGGGGCTCTTCACCAAGCTGGAAGACAA CCATCATCATCAAGCCGCAGATCATCATCAGGTAATCCTGCCGGACGCAGATAAAGTCCACATGATCCTCTCCGACATGTCCCTGTTCGCCGCGTCCTCCGACCTCGCAAAACGGGAGCTGATGAAGCAAGACAGCATCAGA CAGCGCCAGCAGGTTCTGGGGCTTCTGAGCCCCAGCGCGGAGATGGGCTCCCAGCGCTGGCTGCGCAACGCCTTCGGCCTCATCTACACCAGGGTCAACGTCGCCACCACGCCGGCGTACCTGGCGttcctgaaa ttcCACTTCCTGCTCGTCCCGGCGATCCACGTCGCCGCCATCTCGCTCTTCGCGGCGAGCTGCAAGCGCGGGTACGACCCCACCGACGTCACCATCACGTACGTCATCCTCTTCGTCACCGCCGCCCTCGACGTGCTCGCCGAGTCCATCCGCCAGCTGCTCTACCAGGCCATGTCCGCGGCCGGCGTGCCGGCGCTGTGCGAGACACTCCCCCAGCACAACCTCATCGGCTCGGCTCGCCGGAGGATGCACCCGGCCGCCGGCTGGCTGCTCAAGTGCGCCGCCCGCCTCGGCTTGGAGGAGGAGTATTTCTTGTGCGGGCGCGAGAACCTCTACAGGAGGGTGGCGGGGTTCGTGATGCTGGACCTGGTGCGCGCCACCTGCGACACGGCGACCGGCCTCGACCTCGCCACCTACCGGAGCTTCACCGCCGCCAACTGGGCGCTGAGCTTGGAGCTGCAGCGGCAGTGCGGCCCTATGGTGCGGCGCACCCTGCGCGAGTCCTTCGACAAGAGCGTCCTCATCTGGCACATCGCCACCGACCTCTGCTTCCGCCGCAGTAGCAGCCCTCGGCCCGCCGGCGGGACCGGCGACCATGAACTGTGCACGCGGGCGATATCCAACTACATGGCGCACCTGCTCAACTTCCGGCCGGACATGCTGATGACGGGCAGCAGGCGCCACCTGCTCACCGAAGCCCTGGAAGACCTCGAGTCCATCATCCTCCGCCCGGACATCGGCGACACGGCCATGCTGGAGGCCATCCAGAAGGCCGGCAGGTCGGAGCGGCACAGGTACCCTCTCATCCACGACGCCTGCAAGCTCTCCGACGAGCTGATGGAGGtgcggccggaggagacgcgcTGGAAGCTCATGTACAGAGCCTGGGTCGGCATGCTCTGCTACTCCGCCACCATGTGCAGGGGGTACCTGCACGCCAAGAGCTTGGGCGAAGGCGGCGAGTTCCTCTCCTTCGTCTGGCTCGTGCTCTCGCTCAAGGGGACCAAGACCTTGGCCGACAAGCTTCAGATGCCGGAGCCTGACGCCCCTCATCAGGACGACGGAGGAGCACCGCAACCGCCGCGGCAGGAGATGCTGCCGAGAACGTCCACCGATGACCTGGCTTCCCTGGTCGACTGA